The Archangium lipolyticum genome includes a window with the following:
- a CDS encoding carboxypeptidase-like regulatory domain-containing protein produces MRPVWLGACLAALVMACSGQGTAVQVTGKVVLEGETDHSGVLVTLAGRSVLTDKEGSWRVELLSGGAYVVQVSASGTLEGTQAVAVEVPDEGSASVPEVKLTPVGEVEGQATLGVATGNAGITVMAPGSSAVAVTDDSGHYVLRGVPTGSRTLEAVAPGHARSSIPVQVRRAARANAAPVVLSRARSVQPLSATLLGASGHAGLVATLLGTELTATTAADGSFSFNGVPDGVYSLSLRGGSYEELVPSVVFLQGTAYLSQGVGLVPMPPLKLVPAKRLASATQVGLPQNWEGMASQPLIQRTMDGGRFLFLSDTAYQLIMDRGSIMGLSFDGTLRTVSSTGDSSFVLGSSVTSFVPTSDGAHVLFTRDDGTLLSGDLATGESRPLAAGLFHPSRYLYGGDPLTQYGASPDGSKVVYLKDNVLFVVGAEGGTSTALGPATSSAYYSGRSEPAVFSADGNRLFYYASGAGLSLADLRTGGSQAITASLSSFRVTPDRSIAVTLASNNLSVSRLTAAGVSTNAVDTSVSEFMMSPDGARVVYRTTTSLARLLTLPSTVPTALSTTNYDLLQFSPDGRQFLLLDRDSTAATYILYNVDLTTPSTGKWSLWSGSSLPSSFQYSTNGAWVVFSVGSSYYAVGAKGTGLRSLLTTSGAVYKTAIAPTNDRIFLLADVTAASRSLQSVPFGTGPAVNLASGVSDFGVSWDGSRVVYLNGQGSLRAVAPVGGTDTLLSEGVRSFSLSPDSAWVLYTDVREVARAMNLGTGEVRVLSDRASRVFWSSPGQVALVRADSPAPLAFQDGLYLINVP; encoded by the coding sequence ATGCGACCCGTCTGGTTGGGGGCGTGTCTCGCCGCGCTGGTGATGGCCTGCTCGGGACAGGGCACGGCCGTACAGGTCACCGGCAAGGTTGTGCTCGAAGGTGAAACGGATCATTCCGGAGTGCTCGTCACCCTCGCCGGGCGTTCGGTGCTCACGGACAAGGAGGGCTCCTGGCGGGTGGAGCTGCTGAGCGGTGGCGCCTACGTGGTCCAGGTGTCCGCCAGCGGCACGCTGGAGGGGACGCAGGCGGTGGCGGTGGAGGTGCCGGACGAGGGCTCCGCTTCCGTGCCGGAAGTGAAGCTCACCCCCGTGGGCGAGGTGGAGGGACAGGCGACGCTGGGCGTCGCCACGGGCAATGCTGGCATCACGGTGATGGCGCCGGGGAGCTCGGCCGTGGCCGTCACGGATGACTCGGGACACTACGTGCTGCGCGGGGTGCCGACGGGCAGCCGCACGCTGGAGGCCGTGGCGCCAGGCCATGCCCGAAGCTCCATCCCGGTGCAGGTGCGCCGGGCGGCCCGGGCGAATGCCGCGCCGGTGGTGCTCTCCCGCGCGCGGTCCGTCCAGCCGCTCTCGGCCACGTTGTTGGGCGCGAGCGGTCATGCCGGCCTCGTGGCGACGCTCCTGGGCACGGAGCTGACCGCCACCACGGCGGCCGATGGCTCCTTCTCCTTCAACGGCGTGCCCGACGGCGTCTACTCGCTGTCCCTGCGCGGTGGCTCCTACGAGGAGCTCGTCCCGAGCGTGGTGTTCCTGCAGGGGACGGCCTATCTCTCCCAGGGCGTGGGCCTGGTGCCGATGCCGCCCCTGAAGCTGGTCCCGGCGAAGCGGCTCGCCAGCGCCACGCAGGTGGGACTGCCGCAGAATTGGGAGGGCATGGCGTCGCAGCCGCTCATCCAGCGCACGATGGATGGGGGCCGCTTCCTCTTCCTCTCCGACACCGCCTATCAGCTCATCATGGACAGGGGCAGCATCATGGGTCTGTCTTTCGATGGCACCCTGCGGACGGTCTCCTCCACGGGGGACTCCTCGTTCGTCCTGGGTTCCTCGGTGACATCCTTCGTGCCCACGTCCGATGGCGCACACGTCCTCTTCACGCGCGACGACGGCACGCTTCTGTCCGGCGATCTCGCCACGGGGGAGAGCCGTCCCCTGGCGGCTGGACTGTTCCATCCCAGCCGCTACCTGTACGGCGGCGATCCCCTCACTCAGTATGGAGCCAGCCCCGATGGCTCCAAGGTGGTGTACCTGAAGGACAACGTGCTGTTCGTCGTGGGCGCCGAGGGGGGGACCAGCACCGCGCTGGGTCCCGCAACCTCCAGTGCCTATTACAGTGGCCGCTCGGAACCCGCCGTGTTCTCGGCGGATGGCAACCGCCTCTTCTACTACGCGTCGGGTGCGGGCCTGTCCCTGGCGGACTTGAGGACCGGGGGCTCGCAGGCCATCACCGCCTCCCTGTCGTCATTCCGGGTGACTCCCGACCGCTCCATCGCCGTCACGCTCGCCTCCAACAACCTGTCCGTGTCCCGGCTCACCGCCGCCGGAGTCTCGACCAATGCCGTGGACACCTCCGTCTCCGAGTTCATGATGTCCCCGGATGGTGCCCGCGTCGTCTACAGGACGACCACCTCGTTGGCCCGATTGCTCACGCTGCCCTCGACGGTCCCGACCGCGCTCAGCACCACCAACTATGATCTGCTGCAGTTCTCCCCGGATGGCCGGCAGTTCCTGCTACTGGACCGGGATAGCACGGCGGCCACCTACATCCTGTACAACGTCGATTTGACGACCCCGTCGACCGGCAAGTGGTCGCTGTGGAGCGGTTCGAGTCTTCCCTCCTCGTTCCAGTACTCGACCAACGGGGCCTGGGTCGTCTTCTCCGTGGGGTCCTCCTACTATGCCGTGGGGGCGAAGGGGACGGGGCTGCGCTCGCTGCTCACCACCAGCGGCGCCGTCTACAAGACCGCCATTGCCCCGACCAATGATCGCATCTTCCTTCTCGCCGATGTCACGGCCGCCTCCCGGAGTCTGCAATCCGTGCCATTCGGTACGGGCCCGGCGGTGAACCTGGCCAGCGGAGTGAGCGACTTCGGTGTGTCGTGGGACGGCAGCCGGGTCGTCTACCTCAACGGCCAGGGCTCGCTGCGCGCGGTGGCTCCCGTGGGTGGAACCGACACGCTCCTCTCCGAGGGCGTGCGCTCCTTCTCGCTCTCTCCAGACAGTGCGTGGGTCCTCTATACGGATGTGAGGGAGGTGGCGCGGGCGATGAATCTCGGCACCGGGGAAGTGCGAGTCCTGTCGGACCGGGCGTCGCGCGTCTTCTGGTCGAGCCCCGGGCAGGTGGCGCTCGTGCGCGCGGACTCGCCCGCTCCCCTGGCCTTCCAGGACGGCCTGTATCTGATCAACGTCCCCTGA
- a CDS encoding mersacidin/lichenicidin family type 2 lantibiotic, whose translation MKKEMIVRAWKDPLYRASLSAEQRAALPDVPSGTPMTELDEAELGLATGGLLPRGTTGCIGGGATCSIIMM comes from the coding sequence ATGAAGAAGGAAATGATTGTCAGGGCCTGGAAGGATCCGCTGTACCGCGCCAGCCTCTCCGCCGAGCAGCGCGCGGCCCTCCCCGACGTTCCCTCGGGCACGCCCATGACCGAGCTCGATGAGGCCGAGCTGGGCCTCGCCACCGGTGGGCTCCTGCCCAGGGGGACCACGGGCTGTATCGGGGGCGGCGCGACCTGCAGCATCATCATGATGTGA
- a CDS encoding Mpo1 family 2-hydroxy fatty acid dioxygenase: MKTLVDHLAQYAAYHRDRRNIATHFIGIPMIAVAVATLLSRTGIEVLGLWVSPALVVSLGAVLFYLRLDSRFGLTMAVLMALNLWAGQVLAAQGSTTWLSAGIGLFVVGWVFQFVGHYFEGRKPAFVDDLVGLIVGPLFVVAEVAFMLGLRSEVRQVVEARSGPTYIRSKAVA, translated from the coding sequence ATGAAAACGCTCGTTGATCACCTCGCGCAGTACGCGGCCTATCATCGTGACCGTCGCAACATCGCCACGCACTTCATCGGCATCCCGATGATCGCGGTGGCCGTCGCCACCCTGCTGTCCCGGACCGGCATCGAGGTGCTCGGGCTGTGGGTGTCACCCGCCCTCGTGGTCAGCCTCGGCGCGGTGCTCTTCTACCTGCGGCTGGATTCGCGTTTCGGGCTGACCATGGCCGTGCTCATGGCGTTGAACCTGTGGGCGGGACAGGTGCTCGCCGCGCAGGGGTCCACCACGTGGCTGAGCGCTGGCATTGGCCTGTTCGTGGTCGGCTGGGTGTTCCAGTTCGTGGGTCATTACTTCGAGGGGCGCAAGCCGGCCTTCGTGGACGATCTGGTTGGATTGATCGTGGGGCCCTTGTTCGTCGTCGCCGAGGTGGCGTTCATGCTGGGGTTGCGCTCCGAGGTGCGCCAGGTCGTGGAAGCGCGGTCCGGCCCCACCTACATCCGGAGCAAGGCAGTCGCCTGA
- a CDS encoding LysR family transcriptional regulator, which yields MIQLQRLEGFYWVARTEGYARAARAFPYPITQPGVHQQVKRLESELGVRLFERVGKDRVVLTPQGRALYDYVAPFYEGLPGLERALRSGEVGGRLRIHASGHTLLHLLPPWLRRLQGQRSDIEVALFEAKVPAVSLVRSGEADLLVDHLPEVPPDLDARLVGRTRAFLCIPSNHRLARSKGAVSPEQLKDEPFITYSSDPQLRELQLAALAHFGVVPPRMYAADSSETILGFVAAGLGYSLLASLLPRGPRVPGVVAWPLTEPAREFPIYAAWRKGKQRDPLIDALLELAPKPSGS from the coding sequence ATGATTCAGCTTCAACGTCTCGAGGGCTTCTACTGGGTCGCGCGCACCGAGGGGTATGCCCGGGCGGCGCGCGCGTTTCCGTACCCCATCACCCAGCCGGGCGTGCACCAGCAGGTGAAGCGGTTGGAGTCCGAGCTGGGCGTGCGCCTCTTCGAGCGGGTGGGGAAGGACCGCGTGGTGCTCACGCCGCAGGGCCGCGCGCTCTACGACTACGTGGCGCCGTTCTACGAGGGCCTGCCCGGGCTGGAGCGCGCGCTGCGCTCGGGCGAGGTGGGAGGGCGGCTGCGCATCCACGCCTCGGGACATACGCTGCTCCACCTGCTGCCACCGTGGCTGCGGCGGTTGCAGGGCCAGCGGTCGGACATCGAGGTGGCCCTCTTCGAGGCGAAGGTGCCGGCGGTGTCGCTCGTGCGCTCGGGCGAGGCGGATCTGCTGGTGGACCACCTGCCCGAGGTGCCTCCGGATCTGGACGCCCGGCTGGTGGGTAGGACGCGCGCCTTCCTCTGCATCCCATCCAACCACCGGCTGGCTCGCAGCAAGGGCGCGGTGAGCCCCGAGCAGCTCAAGGACGAGCCCTTCATCACCTACAGCTCGGATCCGCAGCTGCGCGAGTTGCAGCTCGCGGCGCTCGCGCACTTCGGCGTGGTGCCACCGAGGATGTACGCGGCGGACTCGTCGGAGACCATCCTGGGCTTCGTGGCGGCGGGGCTCGGGTATTCGCTGCTGGCCTCGCTGCTGCCGCGAGGGCCGCGGGTGCCCGGCGTGGTGGCCTGGCCTCTCACGGAGCCGGCTCGCGAGTTCCCCATCTATGCCGCGTGGCGCAAGGGCAAGCAGCGAGATCCTCTCATCGATGCACTGTTGGAGCTCGCTCCGAAGCCGTCAGGTTCATGA
- a CDS encoding YiaA/YiaB family inner membrane protein: MSRQPNTAAVQATHSGAWVLQSWLSFALAVGVTALGIYHLPVDGWQKAFLGMGLLFSIGSTFSLSKTVRDQHEQERLTARIDEARVTKLLAEVDPISSLK; the protein is encoded by the coding sequence ATGTCCCGCCAGCCCAACACCGCCGCAGTGCAGGCCACCCACAGTGGCGCCTGGGTCCTCCAATCCTGGCTCTCCTTCGCCCTGGCCGTCGGCGTGACGGCGCTCGGCATCTACCACCTGCCCGTCGACGGCTGGCAGAAGGCCTTCCTGGGCATGGGGCTGCTCTTCAGCATCGGCTCCACCTTCAGCCTCTCCAAGACGGTGCGCGACCAGCACGAGCAGGAGCGCCTCACCGCCCGCATCGACGAGGCCCGCGTCACCAAGCTGCTCGCCGAGGTCGACCCCATCAGCAGCCTGAAGTGA
- a CDS encoding DUF402 domain-containing protein, whose product MPLYRKGQPITVHHGKPWKPGKPIQMRGHVAACDGELVRMTRRFQSPGRPYDGLYATQRRGDHGTIELPLGAWVARRRYLRQSGSLIGELYNIQTPIEFHPREVRYVDLEIDVAYLPHRAERVQVQDVAEMEAAVARGYIPGEVAEVAREVAEELARRLEWWDGESALEWDVRPEPARLTLAVEDFLHRALTSGC is encoded by the coding sequence ATGCCATTGTATCGAAAGGGACAACCCATCACCGTGCACCACGGCAAGCCGTGGAAGCCGGGCAAGCCCATCCAGATGAGGGGGCACGTCGCGGCCTGTGACGGAGAGCTGGTGCGGATGACGCGCCGGTTCCAGAGCCCGGGGCGGCCGTATGACGGGCTGTATGCCACGCAGCGGCGGGGGGACCACGGCACCATCGAGCTGCCACTCGGCGCCTGGGTGGCCCGGCGGCGCTACCTGCGCCAGTCGGGGTCGCTCATTGGCGAGCTGTACAACATCCAGACGCCCATCGAGTTCCATCCGCGCGAGGTGCGCTACGTGGACCTGGAGATCGACGTGGCGTACCTGCCGCACCGCGCGGAGCGGGTGCAGGTGCAGGACGTGGCGGAGATGGAGGCGGCGGTGGCCCGGGGGTACATCCCCGGCGAGGTGGCGGAGGTGGCGCGCGAGGTGGCCGAGGAGCTCGCCCGGCGTCTGGAGTGGTGGGATGGGGAGTCGGCGCTGGAGTGGGACGTGCGTCCCGAGCCCGCGCGGCTGACCCTGGCCGTGGAGGACTTCCTCCACCGAGCACTCACTTCAGGCTGCTGA
- a CDS encoding AAA family ATPase: protein MTSSPALPRPGSPATSAPWLEELDILIRARYPLLYLVSWEEHRVDTLLADMARAHGKVLLTWSTTRGLRQAGGSRGPAFPEDTRNPMAALAAIEKLSEPSLVVLKDFHPYLEEKSVVRALRELAHFLKSTFTTVIILSPTLTIPTELEKEVSVLDVPLPGFQELLNLLKEIVAVVRRGNKATIELSREDAEQLIKAAQGLTLSEAENAFAKAIAHDGRLSASDIRRVQDEKRQVIRKSGLLEYYPPEQDLGNVGGLQNLKAWLTRRTAAFGERARQFGLPEPRGLLLLGVQGCGKSLTAKAIAAHWNLPLLRLDMGRIFSGLVGSSEENLRKAIRVAESIAPVVLWVDEIEKGLSGVASSGTADGGVTARVFGTLLTWLQEKTAPVFVVATANRIEGLPPELLRKGRFDEIFFIDLPEAAERRDIFRIHLQRRKRDPAAYDLHALADMASDFSGAEIEQVVIAALYEAFGENVELGQAHLTRAIQETFPLAVTMRDDILRLREWARGRTRPASPPVHGSRKE from the coding sequence ATGACGTCCAGTCCCGCGCTCCCCCGCCCCGGGTCCCCGGCCACCTCCGCCCCCTGGCTGGAGGAGCTCGACATCCTCATCCGCGCCCGCTACCCGCTCCTCTACCTGGTGTCGTGGGAGGAGCACCGCGTGGACACCCTCCTCGCGGACATGGCCCGCGCCCATGGCAAGGTGCTCCTCACCTGGTCCACCACCCGCGGCCTGCGCCAGGCGGGCGGCTCCCGCGGCCCCGCCTTCCCCGAGGACACCCGCAACCCCATGGCGGCGCTCGCCGCCATCGAGAAGCTCTCCGAGCCCTCCCTCGTCGTCCTCAAGGACTTCCACCCCTACCTCGAGGAGAAGTCCGTGGTGCGCGCCCTGCGCGAGCTCGCCCACTTCCTCAAGAGCACCTTCACCACCGTCATCATCCTCTCCCCCACGCTCACCATCCCCACCGAGCTGGAGAAGGAGGTGTCCGTCCTCGACGTCCCGCTGCCCGGCTTCCAGGAGCTGCTCAACCTGCTCAAGGAGATCGTCGCCGTGGTGCGCCGGGGCAACAAGGCCACCATCGAGCTGTCGCGCGAGGACGCCGAGCAGCTCATCAAGGCCGCCCAGGGCCTCACCCTGTCGGAGGCGGAGAACGCCTTCGCCAAGGCCATCGCCCATGACGGCAGGCTGAGCGCCTCCGACATCCGCCGTGTCCAGGACGAGAAGCGCCAGGTCATCCGCAAGAGCGGGCTGCTCGAGTACTACCCGCCCGAGCAGGACCTGGGGAACGTGGGCGGCCTGCAGAACCTCAAGGCGTGGCTCACCCGGCGCACCGCCGCCTTCGGCGAGCGCGCGCGCCAGTTCGGCCTGCCCGAGCCGCGCGGGCTGCTGCTGCTCGGTGTGCAGGGCTGCGGCAAGAGCCTCACCGCCAAGGCCATCGCCGCGCACTGGAACCTGCCCCTGCTGCGGCTCGACATGGGCCGCATCTTCAGCGGCCTGGTGGGCTCCTCCGAGGAGAACCTCCGCAAGGCCATCCGCGTCGCCGAGAGCATCGCCCCCGTGGTGCTGTGGGTGGATGAAATCGAGAAGGGCCTGTCCGGCGTGGCCTCCTCGGGCACGGCCGACGGCGGCGTCACCGCGCGCGTCTTCGGCACCCTGCTCACCTGGCTCCAGGAGAAGACGGCCCCCGTGTTCGTCGTGGCCACCGCCAACCGCATCGAGGGACTTCCCCCCGAGCTGCTGCGCAAGGGACGCTTCGACGAGATCTTCTTCATCGACCTGCCCGAGGCCGCCGAGCGCCGCGACATCTTCCGCATCCACCTGCAACGGAGGAAGAGGGATCCGGCCGCGTACGACCTGCACGCGCTGGCCGACATGGCCTCGGACTTCAGCGGCGCGGAGATAGAGCAGGTCGTCATCGCCGCGCTCTACGAGGCCTTCGGCGAGAACGTGGAGTTGGGGCAGGCCCACCTCACGCGCGCCATCCAGGAGACGTTCCCGCTCGCCGTCACCATGCGCGACGACATCCTCCGGCTGCGCGAGTGGGCCCGCGGGCGCACCCGGCCCGCCTCGCCGCCGGTCCACGGCTCGCGGAAGGAGTAG
- the recF gene encoding DNA replication/repair protein RecF (All proteins in this family for which functions are known are DNA-binding proteins that assist the filamentation of RecA onto DNA for the initiation of recombination or recombinational repair.), with protein sequence MRLLALHVQDFRNLGQVSLAPSPHATIAVGQNGQGKTNLLEALYFLATLKPLRAGRLSELVRWGTQGARVTGRFLLKGAEREISVEVSGGVRQAFVDGKKASSLEDYFGGVSVVAFTPDDLEVVKGGPDARRAFLDRAVFNRFPAFLRESREYGRALKNRNRLLREGPVDPAYLEAYDETLAKAGARVYARRRALMAELAPRAQATFASIGRTPEPAVYGYHPAHLGDVDFAAADEAALAVALKEALAARYRRDTERRFTSVGPHADDVTVTLGGRSARAYASQGQQRALVLGWKIAEIENLEAAMGFLPLLMLDDVSSELDPERNAYLMNYLSASGAQVFLTTTDAGLVRAAAAQDTQWLAVRTGEVSSVPPARELPADEPS encoded by the coding sequence GTGCGCCTGTTGGCACTTCACGTCCAGGATTTCCGCAACCTTGGCCAGGTCTCCCTGGCGCCGAGCCCGCACGCGACCATCGCGGTGGGGCAGAACGGCCAGGGGAAGACGAACCTGCTGGAGGCGCTCTACTTCCTCGCGACGCTGAAGCCGCTGCGGGCCGGGCGCCTGTCGGAGCTGGTGCGGTGGGGGACGCAGGGAGCCCGGGTGACGGGCCGCTTCCTGCTCAAGGGAGCGGAGCGCGAAATCTCCGTCGAGGTGTCCGGTGGCGTGCGGCAGGCCTTCGTGGATGGGAAGAAGGCGTCGAGCCTGGAGGACTACTTCGGGGGCGTGTCGGTGGTGGCCTTCACGCCGGACGACCTGGAGGTGGTGAAGGGCGGGCCGGACGCGCGGAGGGCCTTCCTGGACCGGGCGGTGTTCAACCGCTTCCCGGCGTTCCTGCGCGAGAGCCGCGAGTATGGGCGGGCGCTGAAGAACCGCAACCGGCTGCTGCGCGAGGGCCCGGTGGACCCGGCGTACCTGGAGGCCTACGACGAGACGCTCGCGAAGGCGGGAGCGCGGGTGTACGCGCGGCGGCGGGCGCTGATGGCGGAGCTGGCGCCGAGGGCGCAGGCGACGTTCGCCTCCATCGGGCGGACGCCGGAGCCGGCGGTCTACGGCTACCACCCGGCGCACCTGGGGGACGTGGACTTCGCGGCGGCGGACGAGGCCGCGCTGGCGGTGGCGCTGAAGGAGGCGCTGGCGGCGCGTTACCGGAGGGACACCGAGCGGCGCTTCACCTCGGTGGGGCCGCACGCGGACGACGTGACGGTGACGCTGGGCGGGCGGAGCGCGCGGGCGTACGCGAGCCAGGGACAGCAGCGGGCGCTGGTGCTGGGGTGGAAGATCGCGGAGATCGAGAACCTCGAGGCGGCGATGGGCTTCCTGCCCCTGCTGATGCTGGACGACGTGTCGAGCGAGCTGGACCCGGAGCGCAACGCGTACCTGATGAACTACCTGTCGGCGAGTGGCGCGCAGGTGTTCCTCACGACGACGGACGCGGGCCTGGTGCGCGCGGCCGCGGCACAGGACACGCAGTGGCTGGCCGTGCGCACCGGAGAGGTGTCGAGCGTGCCGCCGGCGCGGGAGCTGCCCGCGGACGAGCCCTCGTAA
- a CDS encoding AAA family ATPase has translation MQLTHLHIQNFKGIAQLDIPFLEEGTDRPRPLTMLLGDNGSGKTTVLQAVALAMSLATRQTLEPSRFGWTGFLPERVSSRGPTRVELDVRFEPDELVATQELFQQWLQAGSPGEHAPLPPPAHHAQVRLVYAGGGLSSPQGLGALSQFLGRFFISALSQTQAHIRSSYLPRLGSTYWFDQHRNLRTIGYGKLREYLVGWWGFHTSPRKTEASDYLLRLETRFAEIFPGTRFVGVEPREVGQAPSAADSYFLIERDGRVYDLTEMSSGEQAIFPLLFEFVRLGIARSVVLIDELELHLHPPQQQVLISSLQRIGPDCQFIVTSHSPYLETVTPSENEVRLPGGQPCL, from the coding sequence ATGCAACTCACCCACCTCCACATCCAAAATTTCAAGGGCATCGCCCAACTCGACATCCCCTTCCTGGAAGAGGGAACCGACCGGCCACGCCCGCTGACGATGCTGCTCGGCGACAACGGCTCGGGTAAGACGACCGTGCTCCAGGCGGTTGCACTGGCGATGTCTCTGGCGACGCGGCAGACGCTGGAGCCCTCCAGGTTCGGGTGGACTGGATTTCTGCCCGAACGGGTGTCGAGCCGCGGGCCTACACGAGTCGAGCTGGACGTGCGTTTCGAGCCCGATGAACTGGTTGCGACGCAAGAACTCTTCCAGCAATGGCTCCAGGCCGGCAGCCCTGGCGAACATGCACCTCTCCCGCCACCCGCCCACCATGCTCAGGTGAGGCTCGTCTATGCCGGTGGTGGGCTGTCCTCGCCCCAAGGACTAGGCGCGCTGAGCCAGTTCCTTGGCCGATTCTTCATTTCCGCACTGAGCCAGACCCAGGCGCACATCCGCTCGTCCTATCTACCCAGGTTGGGCAGTACCTACTGGTTCGACCAACACCGCAACTTGAGGACAATCGGCTACGGGAAATTGCGTGAGTACCTCGTCGGCTGGTGGGGCTTTCATACCTCCCCTCGCAAGACGGAGGCCTCCGATTACCTCCTGCGGCTCGAGACGCGGTTCGCGGAGATCTTCCCGGGAACGCGCTTCGTCGGCGTGGAGCCTCGTGAGGTGGGACAGGCGCCGAGCGCCGCGGACTCCTACTTCCTCATCGAGCGTGACGGTCGCGTCTACGACCTGACCGAGATGTCCTCGGGAGAGCAGGCCATCTTCCCTCTGCTCTTCGAGTTCGTGCGTTTGGGTATCGCGCGATCTGTCGTGCTGATCGACGAACTGGAACTGCACCTGCACCCCCCGCAGCAGCAGGTACTCATCTCCTCGCTTCAGCGCATCGGACCCGACTGCCAGTTCATCGTAACGAGCCACTCGCCTTATCTGGAAACGGTGACCCCGTCCGAGAACGAGGTCCGGCTTCCCGGAGGCCAGCCGTGCCTGTAG
- a CDS encoding Uma2 family endonuclease encodes MSYGAQPLHRPATMADLEALPETVRAEIIEGTLYVHPLLSPWHSHVAGGLFYALFEAFERGSHGRAEWWLLRAPGVQAGGSPEFVPDLAGWRRERFPKLPSERFTEAPDWICEVLSQGTRSYDQCIKRPFYARIGVRHLWFVDPDARMLTVSELIGGRWVELGAYREDDVVRAAPFEVIELRLGDICRFDAWTP; translated from the coding sequence ATGAGTTACGGTGCCCAACCACTACATCGTCCTGCCACCATGGCCGATCTGGAAGCCCTACCCGAGACAGTCAGGGCGGAGATCATCGAGGGGACCCTCTATGTGCATCCCTTGCTTTCGCCGTGGCATTCGCATGTCGCGGGCGGACTGTTCTATGCCCTGTTCGAGGCTTTCGAGCGCGGCTCCCATGGACGAGCTGAGTGGTGGCTCTTGCGCGCGCCGGGTGTTCAGGCGGGAGGCTCGCCGGAGTTCGTTCCGGACCTTGCCGGTTGGCGCCGGGAAAGGTTTCCCAAGTTGCCCTCGGAACGGTTTACCGAGGCTCCTGACTGGATCTGTGAAGTCCTCTCGCAGGGCACTCGCTCCTACGACCAGTGCATCAAACGGCCGTTTTACGCACGGATCGGGGTTCGCCACCTGTGGTTCGTTGACCCGGATGCCCGGATGCTCACAGTGAGCGAACTTATTGGAGGTCGCTGGGTGGAATTGGGCGCCTACCGAGAGGACGATGTCGTCCGGGCGGCCCCCTTCGAGGTCATCGAGTTGAGGCTTGGCGACATCTGTCGGTTTGATGCCTGGACTCCTTGA
- a CDS encoding LysR family transcriptional regulator, whose translation MPPRKLPRHLVWLESFAAAVESGSLEGAAEHLGVARSVISEHLRALEDALADGQPLLERGPGRRLHLTARGEKLYEGTQTPLHQLDLKRLRDLASAEPSLRLGLNTTLSNFLLAGIAEDASRANIKPEVRFGGPFELVRLVQTHQLDLALDFTPLPPHRGLEAESLLRLPFVVLAGPQSDLALHPAARRSLHVRDLEGQAFVDWLRDDPYGGANSARFAAHGVTVREVARGESFLHLFDLLRAFRACAIAPDLRPLRSFPEDLSVWPLREEAPQFIEVVALRPSGGPRSEAARLVLDGLRQRLTPGRRRKTE comes from the coding sequence ATGCCCCCGCGCAAGCTCCCGCGACACCTCGTCTGGCTCGAGTCCTTCGCCGCCGCCGTCGAGTCCGGCAGTCTCGAAGGCGCCGCCGAGCACCTCGGCGTGGCCCGCTCCGTCATCAGCGAGCACCTCCGCGCGCTCGAGGACGCCCTCGCCGATGGTCAGCCCCTCCTCGAGCGCGGCCCCGGCCGCCGCCTCCACCTCACCGCCCGCGGCGAGAAGCTCTACGAGGGCACCCAGACGCCCCTCCACCAGCTCGACCTCAAGCGCCTGCGCGACCTCGCCAGCGCCGAGCCCAGCCTGCGCCTCGGCCTCAACACCACGCTCTCCAACTTCCTCCTCGCCGGCATCGCCGAGGACGCCTCGCGCGCCAACATCAAGCCCGAGGTCCGCTTCGGCGGCCCCTTCGAGCTGGTGCGCCTCGTGCAGACGCACCAGCTCGACCTCGCCCTGGACTTCACCCCCCTGCCTCCCCACCGGGGCCTCGAGGCCGAGTCCCTCCTGCGCCTGCCCTTCGTGGTGCTCGCCGGTCCCCAGAGCGACCTGGCCCTCCACCCGGCAGCGCGCCGCTCCCTCCACGTGCGAGACCTGGAGGGCCAGGCGTTCGTGGACTGGCTCCGGGATGATCCCTACGGCGGCGCCAACAGCGCCCGCTTCGCCGCCCACGGCGTCACCGTGCGCGAGGTCGCCCGTGGAGAGAGCTTCCTCCACCTCTTCGACCTGCTGCGCGCCTTCCGCGCCTGCGCCATCGCCCCCGACCTGCGGCCCCTGCGCTCCTTCCCCGAGGACCTCTCCGTCTGGCCCCTGCGCGAGGAGGCTCCCCAGTTCATCGAAGTGGTCGCCCTCCGCCCCTCGGGCGGTCCCCGCTCCGAGGCAGCCCGGCTCGTCCTCGACGGCTTGCGTCAAAGACTGACACCGGGCCGTCGTCGGAAAACCGAATAA